One Spinacia oleracea cultivar Varoflay chromosome 4, BTI_SOV_V1, whole genome shotgun sequence DNA segment encodes these proteins:
- the LOC130471331 gene encoding uncharacterized protein has product MAAWDRLRDIFQDNQNSCVVFLEHDFAHVKIRDYPNATSYCQRLKSLSGKLKSRKPLPSFTEARSSLRLEEKALAEMLDDSPSAMVAASPREYDDSSSYGDNPGHNCSQNKKSTAVEVVAQAQAVATPDGGGGRGSGNNQPTAPA; this is encoded by the exons ATGGCAGCTTGGGATAGGTTACGTGACATATTTCAGGACAATCAAAATTCTTGTGTAGTTTTTCTCGAACATGACTTCGCTCATGTCAAAATAAGGGATTATCCCAACGCCACTTCTTATTGTCAACGTCTCAAATCATTGTCCGGTAAATTGAAGAGT AGAAAACCCCTGCCTTCTTTCACCGAAGCCCGTTCCAGTCTCCGCCTTGAAGAGAAGGCACTTGCAGAGATGTTGGATGATTCACCTTCGGCTATGGTTGCAGCGTCTCCTAGGGAGTATGATGACTCCTCTTCTTATGGAGATAATCCGGGTCACAACTGCAGTCAGAACAAGAAAAGCACGGCGGTGGAGGTcgtggctcaggctcaggcagTGGCAACGCCGGACGGCGGTGGCGGTCGAGGCTCCGGCAACAACCAACCCACTGCTCCGGCATAA